A window from Rhizosphaericola mali encodes these proteins:
- a CDS encoding DUF4199 domain-containing protein encodes MEKKVTSTITKGTIIAVILVLFYLVVQLCNLNQSKIVTFSSIFILLGGLVWSGNLFAKQNDHNVTFGNVFANSFRVNAMIVIIVLFWTIISMKFIFPNQIDESINLARKSMEQQGVSDSQIDASLVMYKKNVIPLTMGGTILFYAILGAIGSLIAAAVVKKNPTSSNPFQDNKPQEL; translated from the coding sequence ATGGAAAAAAAAGTAACCTCAACGATTACAAAGGGAACAATTATCGCAGTTATTTTGGTTTTATTTTATTTGGTAGTACAATTGTGCAACTTGAATCAAAGTAAAATTGTCACTTTTAGTTCTATTTTTATCCTTTTAGGTGGATTGGTGTGGAGTGGTAATTTATTTGCGAAACAAAATGATCACAATGTCACATTTGGAAATGTATTTGCCAATAGTTTTAGGGTAAATGCCATGATTGTAATAATCGTATTATTTTGGACCATTATTTCGATGAAATTCATTTTCCCAAATCAAATAGACGAATCTATAAATTTAGCTAGAAAATCAATGGAGCAACAAGGCGTTAGCGACAGTCAGATTGATGCAAGTCTTGTTATGTATAAGAAAAATGTGATTCCATTGACAATGGGTGGAACAATTTTATTTTATGCAATTTTAGGCGCAATTGGATCATTGATTGCAGCCGCTGTGGTGAAAAAAAATCCAACATCTAGCAATCCCTTTCAAGATAACAAACCTCAAGAATTATAA
- a CDS encoding dihydroorotase, whose amino-acid sequence MSVLFRNVQILDKKSIYFQQYKDILIENGNIVNIADRIENQGNNVEIIEEKDLKVSAGFVDIFSHFNDPGLEQKETLETGAAAAAAGGYTQVFVLPNTKPVIDNKSFVEYIRNKSAYLPINILPLGGATKQIEGKEIGEMFDMFQSGAIAFTDGLKPVQSSGLFLKILQYVKSFDGILIQQPFETSIGAHGLMNEGIISTQLGLPGLPAISEEIFIQRDIELLKYTESKLHITGVSTKRGAEMILQAKSEGLNITFSVTPHHLMYCDEEVTSYDSNYKFNPPLRTKEDRDALRALVLENKVDAIASHHFPQHWDDKTIEFEYAKNGVISLQTAFAAVHTAIPELSGEQLADLFANNVRAIFKLENADIEIGKKAEFTIFNLEGKTILTKENNKSKSANSSFLDKELKGNIFGIFAKGKLVKN is encoded by the coding sequence ATGTCCGTTTTATTCCGTAATGTTCAGATTTTAGATAAAAAATCCATTTATTTCCAACAGTATAAAGATATTTTAATTGAGAATGGCAACATTGTAAATATTGCCGATCGTATTGAAAATCAAGGTAATAATGTAGAAATAATTGAAGAAAAAGATTTAAAAGTGAGTGCTGGATTTGTAGATATTTTTTCACATTTTAATGATCCAGGATTAGAACAAAAAGAAACACTAGAAACGGGGGCAGCAGCGGCAGCGGCTGGTGGATACACGCAGGTATTTGTGCTTCCTAATACCAAACCAGTCATTGACAATAAATCTTTCGTAGAATATATTAGAAACAAATCAGCATATTTACCTATCAATATTTTGCCTTTAGGCGGAGCAACAAAACAGATCGAAGGAAAAGAAATCGGAGAAATGTTTGATATGTTTCAAAGTGGGGCAATTGCTTTTACGGATGGTTTGAAACCTGTGCAATCATCTGGTTTGTTCTTGAAAATTTTACAATATGTAAAATCATTTGACGGCATTCTCATTCAACAACCTTTTGAAACTTCTATTGGAGCGCATGGTTTGATGAATGAAGGTATTATTTCTACACAATTGGGGTTACCTGGTTTGCCTGCAATTAGTGAAGAGATTTTTATACAAAGAGATATAGAACTATTAAAATATACGGAGAGTAAATTACATATCACCGGCGTCAGTACCAAAAGAGGCGCAGAAATGATCTTACAAGCCAAATCTGAAGGTCTTAATATTACCTTCAGCGTTACGCCACATCATTTGATGTATTGTGATGAGGAGGTCACTAGTTACGATTCAAATTATAAATTTAATCCGCCACTAAGAACTAAGGAAGATAGAGATGCTTTGCGTGCTTTAGTTTTGGAAAATAAAGTAGACGCTATCGCAAGTCATCATTTTCCACAACATTGGGATGACAAAACGATCGAATTTGAATATGCTAAAAATGGTGTCATTTCTTTACAGACAGCATTTGCTGCCGTTCATACAGCGATCCCAGAGTTAAGCGGAGAGCAATTAGCAGATTTATTTGCGAACAATGTTAGAGCTATTTTCAAGTTAGAAAATGCAGACATAGAGATTGGAAAAAAGGCAGAATTTACCATTTTTAATTTGGAGGGAAAAACGATTTTAACAAAAGAAAATAACAAAAGTAAATCAGCCAATAGTTCGTTTCTGGACAAGGAATTAAAAGGCAATATTTTTGGTATCTTTGCAAAAGGAAAATTAGTTAAAAACTAA
- a CDS encoding site-specific integrase → MAAQKQTIGIFFFPRKNRTKNGKWPLYIRITVDGERQEFSLKEWILPTSWDETRGAAKGNKPESKEMNTYLEQVRAKVMNAYRELNVENKLITAELLRRKFLGLDETTGTLLELIDYHNENMQNVLTQGTLKNYYSTKRYVLKFLKMKKKRNDLYLSELNYQFLLEFEQFVKQVPLKDFDPCHNNGLMKHIERLKKMVGLAIKLGWLSKDPFVNYKLKFQKFDRPYLNELELKNIELVNINLPLLNIVRDLFVFSCYTGLAPIDLGKLSLDNLVIGVDGGEWIHTERQKTKTIVNVPLLPKAKAIVDKYRDHVVSVRNNRLFPMPTNQEINRELKILAELCNIKKYLTFYMARHTFATTVTLNNGVPLETVSKMMGHTKLSTTQVYARLLNKKIGEDMALLSNKLSQTK, encoded by the coding sequence ATGGCTGCACAAAAACAAACAATTGGGATTTTCTTTTTTCCAAGAAAAAACAGGACAAAAAATGGGAAATGGCCTCTTTATATCCGTATTACGGTAGATGGGGAAAGGCAGGAATTCTCCTTAAAAGAATGGATTTTACCTACATCGTGGGATGAAACAAGAGGAGCCGCTAAAGGTAACAAGCCCGAATCCAAAGAGATGAATACCTACTTGGAACAAGTGAGAGCAAAGGTAATGAATGCTTATAGGGAACTAAATGTTGAAAATAAACTGATTACAGCAGAATTACTTCGTAGAAAATTTTTAGGGTTAGATGAAACTACGGGTACTTTATTAGAGCTCATAGACTACCACAATGAAAACATGCAAAATGTACTTACCCAGGGTACTTTGAAAAACTATTATTCTACCAAAAGGTATGTGCTAAAATTCCTGAAAATGAAAAAGAAACGCAATGACCTTTATTTGTCGGAATTGAACTATCAGTTTTTATTAGAATTTGAACAATTTGTAAAACAAGTGCCTTTGAAAGACTTTGATCCTTGTCACAATAACGGCCTTATGAAACATATAGAGCGATTAAAAAAGATGGTGGGATTAGCTATAAAATTGGGATGGCTCAGCAAAGATCCCTTTGTAAATTATAAGCTTAAGTTTCAAAAATTTGATCGTCCTTATTTGAATGAATTGGAACTAAAGAATATTGAATTGGTCAACATTAACCTTCCGCTATTAAATATTGTGCGAGATTTGTTTGTTTTTAGTTGTTATACAGGATTGGCTCCCATTGATTTAGGTAAATTAAGTTTAGATAATTTAGTTATTGGTGTGGATGGTGGAGAATGGATACATACCGAGCGACAAAAAACCAAGACTATTGTCAATGTTCCATTACTACCCAAAGCCAAAGCTATTGTCGACAAATATCGGGATCATGTGGTAAGTGTAAGGAATAACCGATTATTTCCTATGCCCACCAATCAGGAGATAAACAGAGAATTAAAAATTCTAGCAGAACTATGCAATATCAAGAAATACCTGACCTTTTACATGGCCAGACACACTTTTGCTACAACGGTAACTTTAAATAATGGTGTTCCATTGGAAACGGTCAGTAAAATGATGGGGCATACTAAGCTAAGTACCACACAGGTGTATGCACGTTTACTCAATAAAAAGATTGGGGAAGATATGGCCTTGTTGAGCAATAAATTAAGTCAAACAAAATAA
- a CDS encoding PRTRC system ThiF family protein, with protein sequence METVKTAVHFTDNYLISPTNPIEVNLIGAGGTGSKVLTALMEMSHSLTELGHAGLQVRLWDDDVITEANLGRQRFAPSETGLYKSVALINRVNRFMGTNWKAETQKFERNNFGGLPENAKATIYITCVDNVQARFDIAEMLKEMTNDRNYRNTPKYWVDFGNSQNIGQVILSTIGEIKQPNSEKYQTVASLPMVTDEFGELLTQSEQSDDTPSCSLAEALEKQDLYINATLAQMGCSLLWSMFRYGMTQYRGFFLNLKDFRSQPLGLP encoded by the coding sequence ATGGAAACAGTGAAAACAGCCGTTCATTTTACGGACAACTATTTAATAAGTCCTACCAATCCCATTGAGGTTAATCTGATTGGTGCAGGTGGCACAGGCTCAAAGGTACTGACCGCCTTAATGGAAATGAGCCACAGCCTAACAGAATTGGGACACGCAGGATTGCAGGTGCGTTTGTGGGACGATGATGTTATCACGGAAGCCAATCTCGGCAGACAGCGTTTTGCACCGAGTGAAACAGGATTGTACAAGTCGGTAGCTTTGATAAACCGTGTCAATCGTTTTATGGGTACAAATTGGAAAGCGGAAACCCAAAAGTTTGAAAGGAATAATTTCGGTGGATTGCCCGAAAACGCAAAGGCTACCATTTACATTACCTGTGTGGATAATGTACAGGCACGATTTGATATTGCCGAAATGCTGAAAGAAATGACCAACGATAGAAATTACAGAAATACGCCAAAGTATTGGGTGGATTTTGGCAACAGCCAAAACATAGGACAAGTTATACTATCCACTATCGGAGAAATTAAACAACCAAACTCTGAAAAATACCAAACGGTGGCAAGCCTGCCAATGGTTACCGATGAATTTGGAGAATTGCTCACACAGTCGGAACAATCGGACGACACACCCAGTTGCTCCCTTGCCGAAGCATTGGAAAAACAGGATTTATATATCAATGCGACATTGGCGCAGATGGGATGTTCATTACTATGGTCTATGTTCCGCTATGGGATGACACAGTACAGGGGCTTTTTTCTGAACTTAAAAGATTTTCGCTCGCAGCCATTGGGTCTGCCATGA
- a CDS encoding PRTRC system protein B, whose product METINDITQDFGTLYHPKSALVFYETKGSNTDVYVEHFDMDKNGNPINAHPLTVKEANVLAKALNTEQEKHKAFLKSNGILPTNILHINPNAEKGAVIWYTKAQQKQLYFVESLNIPNGKAQVPPMLWKASKDGLSVFALSSDRRPTEKTKLYHTPYFNIYEDGKVCMGTVSVDIKKSASVEEFIQAWEYYFFNSYFSHLLGNHNPIKGNCVIVWKELVNTDKPFPKEVLKPNNKTLKNLL is encoded by the coding sequence ATGGAAACGATTAATGATATAACACAGGACTTTGGCACATTGTACCACCCAAAATCGGCTTTGGTATTCTATGAAACCAAAGGAAGTAATACCGATGTTTATGTAGAGCATTTTGATATGGACAAAAACGGCAATCCTATCAACGCACACCCTTTGACCGTAAAGGAAGCGAATGTTTTGGCAAAGGCACTCAATACAGAACAGGAGAAACACAAAGCCTTTTTAAAGTCGAACGGAATATTGCCTACCAATATTCTACACATCAATCCCAATGCGGAAAAAGGTGCGGTAATTTGGTACACCAAAGCACAGCAAAAGCAACTGTACTTTGTGGAAAGTTTGAACATACCCAATGGAAAGGCACAAGTACCGCCTATGCTTTGGAAAGCGAGTAAAGACGGTTTGAGTGTGTTTGCCCTTTCAAGTGATAGAAGACCAACAGAAAAGACAAAATTATATCATACGCCTTATTTCAACATCTATGAAGACGGCAAAGTCTGTATGGGAACGGTAAGCGTTGATATTAAAAAGTCCGCTTCGGTAGAAGAATTTATACAGGCTTGGGAATATTATTTTTTCAATTCCTATTTCAGCCATTTGTTAGGCAATCATAATCCCATAAAGGGTAATTGTGTTATTGTATGGAAAGAGCTTGTAAATACTGATAAACCCTTCCCAAAAGAAGTATTGAAACCGAATAACAAAACGCTTAAAAATCTATTGTAA
- a CDS encoding PRTRC system protein C, giving the protein MLLATQLERVFILKDKGQDIRLTDPEPKWSVEAVMNFYANMYPILTTAKASAPQIKDDSVEYKFESVMGTKG; this is encoded by the coding sequence ATGTTATTAGCAACGCAATTAGAACGAGTGTTTATACTCAAAGATAAAGGACAGGACATCAGGCTGACCGACCCAGAACCCAAATGGAGCGTGGAAGCCGTCATGAATTTTTACGCCAATATGTACCCGATACTCACAACGGCAAAAGCATCTGCACCACAAATAAAAGATGATTCAGTAGAGTACAAATTTGAGAGCGTAATGGGAACGAAAGGTTAA
- a CDS encoding PRTRC system protein E, which produces MNTHFFNQIQQLDFTGVLQLNISKGIENNLIVSVLLNNEQCGDNAKNLISPLTFNATPQEFDEGFFEQIKAPIKTVSGVMVDMEKFLKQMEIVKQQSAMEKEKTEKAKKEKEAKDKKFKDGMAKANELEKEGKFRDAWMKVPDIAEFPEKADEIRKRKTALSAKFATPNLFGEAEEPQPEPPQTEEVTADYPIDETDEEETEY; this is translated from the coding sequence ATGAATACCCATTTTTTCAATCAGATACAGCAGTTGGACTTTACAGGAGTTTTGCAACTGAACATTTCCAAAGGAATAGAAAACAACCTAATCGTATCGGTTTTGCTCAACAACGAGCAATGCGGAGATAACGCCAAAAACCTTATTTCCCCATTGACATTTAACGCCACGCCCCAAGAGTTTGACGAGGGATTTTTTGAGCAGATAAAAGCACCTATCAAAACCGTTTCGGGTGTAATGGTGGATATGGAAAAATTCCTAAAGCAAATGGAAATTGTCAAACAACAATCGGCAATGGAGAAAGAAAAGACCGAGAAAGCCAAAAAGGAAAAAGAAGCCAAAGACAAGAAGTTTAAAGACGGAATGGCAAAGGCTAACGAACTCGAAAAAGAGGGCAAATTCCGTGATGCGTGGATGAAAGTTCCCGACATAGCAGAGTTTCCCGAAAAAGCGGACGAGATACGCAAACGAAAAACGGCATTGTCTGCAAAATTCGCCACACCAAACCTTTTCGGAGAAGCGGAAGAACCGCAACCCGAACCGCCACAAACGGAAGAAGTTACAGCCGATTATCCCATTGATGAAACGGACGAAGAAGAAACAGAGTATTAA
- a CDS encoding DUF932 domain-containing protein, whose product MAHNLNFNSITGKYSFFSVKEKAWHGLGQIVTDSPTSADAMQLAGLDFEVIKSPLFTNGRTISIGDSGELLEAEDILVPNAFATLRTDTNQPLGVVGNDYSIIQNREAFAFFDAIVGGGNGILYETAGALGKGERIFITAKLPDYIKVGSNDYIEQYLFLTTSHDGSGSITAAFTPVRVVCNNTLNAALKNMSNVVRIRHTNGAAQRLVEAHRVMGIATANSEAMEETFNHFAKVRITDKEVKRLIEMAMAPNKETLQLLHKKQYSDLSTVFKNQCEEVFSYAMTAETQQLDTTKGTVFGCYNSITGFYQNVKSYKDEEAKLKSLVYGGTAAMKAQKALDLCSAFAKHGNEILLMN is encoded by the coding sequence ATGGCACATAATTTAAATTTCAACAGCATTACAGGTAAATACTCATTCTTTTCGGTTAAGGAAAAAGCATGGCACGGATTAGGGCAGATAGTCACAGATTCCCCCACCAGTGCAGATGCCATGCAGTTGGCAGGGCTTGATTTTGAGGTTATTAAATCCCCATTGTTTACCAATGGCAGAACAATAAGTATCGGAGATAGTGGCGAACTCTTGGAAGCCGAAGATATTTTAGTTCCCAATGCATTTGCCACGCTTCGCACCGACACCAACCAACCTTTAGGCGTGGTAGGCAATGATTATAGCATCATTCAAAACCGCGAAGCCTTCGCATTCTTTGACGCCATTGTGGGCGGTGGAAATGGCATCCTGTACGAGACCGCAGGAGCTTTGGGAAAGGGAGAACGCATTTTTATAACCGCCAAACTCCCCGACTATATCAAAGTGGGCAGTAATGATTATATAGAACAGTATCTTTTTCTCACGACCTCTCATGACGGCAGCGGTAGCATTACCGCAGCGTTTACGCCCGTGCGTGTAGTCTGCAATAATACGTTAAATGCAGCACTCAAAAATATGAGTAATGTGGTACGTATCCGCCATACCAATGGTGCAGCGCAAAGACTGGTGGAAGCGCACCGAGTTATGGGCATCGCCACCGCCAACAGTGAGGCGATGGAAGAAACCTTTAACCATTTTGCAAAGGTTCGTATTACGGACAAAGAAGTCAAAAGACTGATTGAAATGGCAATGGCTCCCAACAAAGAAACATTGCAGTTACTTCACAAAAAACAATACAGCGACCTGTCTACCGTATTCAAAAACCAATGCGAAGAAGTGTTTAGTTATGCGATGACGGCAGAAACGCAGCAGTTAGACACTACAAAGGGTACGGTTTTCGGATGCTACAATAGTATAACCGGGTTTTACCAAAACGTAAAAAGCTATAAAGATGAGGAAGCAAAATTAAAATCTTTGGTGTATGGCGGTACGGCAGCCATGAAAGCGCAAAAGGCGTTGGACTTGTGCAGCGCATTTGCAAAGCATGGTAATGAAATCCTACTCATGAACTAG
- a CDS encoding single-stranded DNA-binding protein: MKTYISPPNPQAANLYEKGAGEKKKIRSQLKYSIMEITGRLTANAQVRTTETGKEVVGFTIAINDRYKKKGDTNVTTLVTFIDCSYWRSTAIAPYLTKGTIVQLTGRLNEPRIWQDREGNARANLSFTVNEIKILGGGNPSNGSSPQETKPGKGSKALKPVVVAAEDDLPF, from the coding sequence ATGAAAACGTACATCAGTCCTCCGAACCCACAGGCAGCAAACCTTTATGAAAAAGGGGCTGGTGAAAAGAAAAAAATCAGGTCACAATTAAAATACAGTATCATGGAAATCACAGGCAGGCTGACCGCAAACGCACAGGTCAGGACAACAGAAACAGGCAAAGAGGTGGTAGGCTTTACCATTGCCATTAACGACCGTTACAAAAAGAAAGGCGATACCAATGTAACGACCTTAGTCACCTTCATTGATTGCAGCTATTGGCGCAGCACCGCCATTGCGCCCTATCTCACAAAAGGAACAATCGTACAGCTTACAGGACGGCTCAACGAACCCCGCATCTGGCAGGACAGGGAAGGCAATGCAAGGGCTAACCTTTCTTTTACCGTTAATGAAATTAAAATCTTAGGAGGTGGCAACCCCTCAAACGGTAGCAGCCCGCAGGAAACCAAACCCGGCAAAGGCAGCAAAGCACTAAAACCCGTAGTAGTCGCAGCAGAAGACGACCTCCCTTTTTAA
- a CDS encoding lantibiotic dehydratase, protein MKGNWQLLKEAIQVSSPEFYAVIEDLQLEELDKQPEKIQFTLWKYFNRARFRATPYGLFASVGMAKLDNAHHEGITLSETKAVKSLIDWAYKDNEAMSYTFEDLLRENKKVFSNSSYYRSAGDLRYLSCSEGKFELSDVGYSEFIETVLKYCTIPVPIHEVITYLESQPKSMLSGSIPEILEEMIVLQLLFTENDTNVIGTDFFERRGVENEDNKVNIPQYLIPKSKIEHGSVLIESFKHLPELALKLATLNGIKESDDLIHFKKQFQHKFEGNEEPLMVALDPELGIGYGNLEQTANSEDLIEKFLLPFNAPEKEPIAKRFLLDHADNNCFNGVIEIELDKLFQKLPEKETVRLPNTFPALVKIVDDKIILESMGGATANSLLGRFSVADERIENHCTKIAVLESNANPDVLFFDVAYMAEAKVDNINRRKQLYPLTLSILQFDTSEHPLTLEDIFISLHNGNIVLRSKSRNKRLVPRIASAYNHIRSDLSLFRFLCDLQFQGLNTRLGFVPETYFPKQRYYPRITYKNIIVNPAQWALKEEFLKDKSLTDYLNEIQLSRHFTVGNSDQTLLFDKESPEDLQMLVLELAKKKKMFLKEAFIPNDAVFKDLKGNGYNGELVVTLCHENRVYEPVISRVSQEPSKNPIERIIPPGKDWLYWEIFCHPARANKILQDYIQPFIQQHKAQIVTWFFIRYNEGGAHLRFRIQLKNPLDYQILTYSFTSMLQPAIASGIVSDLRLCTYKREMERYGMDLMEAVEQHFREDSTFVLSLLDTVLDDRELYRYCVGSVFYLKQKKICPQDPWEDIAGQAFESFRLEHKITPPEIKLLNQEYVVYRNSHPTKLSEVQEKQQIQFQHSMYQILAQCPQERRVRLFRDLLHMHINRLFPENPRTHEMVFYYLLDRELKRTKHTQL, encoded by the coding sequence ATGAAAGGAAACTGGCAACTGCTAAAAGAAGCTATCCAGGTTTCTTCGCCGGAGTTCTATGCAGTTATAGAAGATCTACAATTAGAAGAATTAGATAAGCAACCTGAGAAAATACAGTTTACGCTTTGGAAATATTTTAACCGGGCAAGATTCCGGGCAACACCGTATGGTCTATTTGCTTCTGTAGGCATGGCCAAATTGGACAATGCACATCATGAGGGCATTACCTTATCAGAAACCAAAGCTGTCAAAAGCCTGATCGATTGGGCTTATAAGGATAATGAGGCAATGTCCTACACATTCGAGGATCTCCTCCGGGAAAACAAAAAAGTATTTTCCAATAGCAGTTATTATCGCAGTGCAGGAGATTTACGCTATCTCTCTTGTTCGGAAGGAAAGTTTGAACTGTCCGATGTGGGCTATTCTGAATTTATAGAGACTGTACTGAAATACTGCACAATACCCGTTCCGATCCATGAAGTCATTACCTATCTGGAAAGCCAACCAAAGTCCATGTTATCCGGCAGTATTCCCGAAATACTCGAAGAGATGATTGTCCTGCAACTATTGTTTACCGAAAACGATACAAACGTAATAGGTACGGACTTTTTTGAAAGAAGAGGGGTGGAAAATGAGGACAACAAAGTGAATATTCCCCAATATCTGATTCCTAAAAGTAAAATCGAACATGGTAGTGTGCTAATAGAAAGCTTCAAACATTTACCTGAATTAGCCCTAAAACTCGCTACATTAAACGGGATTAAAGAATCCGACGACTTAATCCATTTCAAAAAACAGTTCCAACATAAGTTTGAAGGAAATGAAGAGCCGTTGATGGTTGCACTAGATCCGGAGCTCGGTATTGGTTATGGAAATCTGGAACAAACGGCCAATAGTGAAGACTTGATTGAAAAGTTCTTACTACCCTTTAATGCGCCCGAAAAAGAACCCATTGCCAAACGTTTTTTGTTGGATCATGCAGACAATAACTGTTTCAACGGAGTAATTGAAATTGAGTTGGATAAACTGTTCCAAAAGCTACCGGAAAAGGAGACCGTCCGTTTGCCTAATACATTTCCTGCACTCGTTAAAATAGTCGACGATAAAATCATATTGGAGTCTATGGGCGGAGCCACAGCTAACAGTTTACTCGGGCGGTTTTCTGTGGCAGATGAACGTATTGAAAATCATTGTACGAAAATAGCAGTTTTGGAAAGTAACGCCAATCCCGATGTATTGTTTTTCGATGTCGCTTATATGGCAGAAGCAAAAGTGGATAATATCAACCGAAGAAAACAGCTTTATCCTTTGACGCTTTCCATTTTACAGTTTGACACATCCGAACATCCACTTACACTGGAAGATATATTCATTAGCCTCCATAATGGAAATATCGTCCTCCGTTCCAAAAGTAGGAACAAAAGGCTGGTTCCAAGAATAGCCTCTGCCTACAACCATATCCGTTCCGATTTATCGCTGTTCCGGTTTTTATGCGACCTGCAATTTCAGGGACTGAACACGCGATTAGGTTTTGTACCGGAAACCTATTTTCCTAAACAACGCTATTATCCCAGAATTACGTACAAGAATATCATCGTTAATCCTGCGCAATGGGCACTCAAGGAAGAATTCTTAAAAGATAAAAGTCTTACCGATTATCTAAACGAAATTCAGCTGTCTCGACACTTTACAGTGGGCAATTCAGACCAGACTTTACTGTTTGATAAAGAAAGTCCCGAAGATCTACAAATGCTGGTTTTGGAATTGGCTAAAAAGAAAAAGATGTTTTTGAAAGAGGCTTTTATTCCGAACGATGCCGTATTTAAAGACTTAAAAGGCAATGGGTACAATGGGGAACTGGTTGTAACTCTTTGTCATGAAAACCGGGTTTACGAGCCGGTTATATCCCGGGTTTCACAGGAACCATCTAAAAATCCCATAGAAAGAATCATTCCACCCGGTAAGGACTGGCTGTATTGGGAAATCTTCTGCCATCCGGCAAGAGCTAATAAAATACTTCAAGACTACATCCAACCTTTTATACAACAACATAAAGCGCAAATAGTCACTTGGTTTTTCATTCGTTACAATGAAGGCGGCGCTCATTTAAGGTTTCGTATTCAGCTAAAAAATCCATTGGACTATCAAATATTGACATATTCATTTACATCCATGCTACAACCTGCCATAGCATCCGGTATTGTATCAGACCTTCGATTGTGTACCTATAAGCGGGAAATGGAACGTTATGGCATGGATTTAATGGAAGCAGTTGAGCAGCATTTTAGGGAGGATAGTACGTTCGTCCTTTCCTTATTGGATACGGTGTTAGATGACCGGGAGTTGTATCGATACTGCGTAGGTTCCGTTTTCTATCTGAAACAAAAGAAAATCTGTCCTCAAGATCCATGGGAAGATATAGCAGGTCAGGCTTTTGAGTCCTTCCGTCTAGAACATAAAATCACGCCGCCTGAAATCAAACTATTGAATCAGGAATATGTTGTTTACCGGAATAGCCACCCAACAAAACTCAGTGAGGTACAGGAAAAACAGCAAATACAGTTTCAACATTCCATGTATCAAATATTGGCTCAATGTCCACAAGAGCGGCGTGTGCGTTTGTTTCGGGATTTATTGCACATGCATATCAATCGTTTGTTTCCCGAAAATCCCCGTACCCATGAAATGGTATTTTACTATCTGCTGGATCGGGAACTCAAAAGGACGAAGCATACACAACTATAA